GCGCCCGGGCATCTCGGGTCCCGACCCGGTCGTGGCGGCCCGCGACCGGCTGCTCGGTCATGGCTGGAACGACCCGGGGCAGGTTCGGCTCCGCTGGTTCGGCGTCACCAACTTCATCGCTTCGTTCGGCGGCCATGTGGTGCTGCTGGACGCTTGGGTGATCCAGGGGACGATCGCCGACTACGTGCCGATCACGGTCGGAGATCTGATCGCCGCCGACCCCGAGTACATCTATATCGGCCACGGGCACTTCGATCACGCGGCGCACGCGGGCGCGATCGCCGAGGCGACCGGCGCGAAGATCATCGGCACCGCCGAGCATTGCGCCGGAGCGAAGGAAGACGCGACGAACCCCGACGCGGTCGCGTGCGTGCCGATCCTCGACGCCGCCGGCAACGAGTTCCACGGCGGCAACTCCCAGCCACCGAGCCCGCCGTACGTGCCGCCGACCCCGTTCGGCACCCTGGGTCACCCGACGGAGGGCCCTCCGGGACTCGGCGTCACCGCGGCCCTCGGGAAACATTCCTCTCCTCGTCCGCCCGACCCGACGAGCCTGCGAGCTCCGGTCGGCGTCCCCAACGGCCCGCCGGCGATACTTCAGTACCCGCCCTCACCGACCGACTTCGCGCACCTGTTCGACAATTCCGGCGACGACGAGGGTGGCAGTGTGGTGTACCGGTTCCAGTGGGGTCAGTTCTCTCTGGCTTGGCACGACACCGTCGGCCCGCTCTCCAACCCGGGCGAGGGCGGAACCGAGGAGATCCGCCGAGCACTCGCGGCGCTCGGCTCCGTGGATCTGGAGCTCGGCGCGGTCCAGGGGTTCAACCAGATCACGAACGGGCTGAAGGACGTCCGGGTCTACGTCGAGTCCTTGCGGCCGAAGGTGTTCATGCCGGCGCACCACGACAACTGGCTCCCGCCCAACGCCACGACCGGCAGTGCGTACTACGAACCGCTCGTCGCGGAGCTCGACCTGATCCCGTTCGCCACCCGGCCGGGGCTCTGCTTCATCTCGGACCCCGATAACTACCGCGCGCCGTTCGTCTTCAAGACGTCGGAATGGAACGGTCCGTACTCGGGAACGATCGGGGGCTGCTGGACGCCGTAGAAGGCGTCTAGGGAAGGAAGTTTCGCGGGTTCGTGTGGTTCCCGTTGATGCGAACCTCGAAGTGCAGATGGTCGCCGTAGGCACGACCCGTCTCTCCGCAGGCGGCGATCCGCTGGCCGCGTGAGACGGAGCGGCCCTCCGAGACGTACAGGGCCGAGTTGTGGGCGTACAGGGTCGAGACGCCGTTGCCGTGGTCGATGATGACCATCCGCCCGTATCCGCCGCCCCACTCGGCGGCGATGACCTTGCCGGCCTTCGAGGCGACGATCCGGTCGCCCGTCTCACAGTTGATGTCGATGCCGGTGTGGTATCCCCCCCACCGTGGACCGTAGTCGGAGGTGATCGGGCCGCGGAACGGCCAGATGAACCCCTTGCGGCTGATCGGGCCGGTGCTTTGCGTCTGCCGGGCCCGGATGATGGCGAGGATGCGGGCCTGCTCGCGTTCGAGCTCGGCCACCTCGCGCTGGTAGGCGCTGATCTGACCGCCGAGCTGAGCTTCCGCGACCTGCTTCACGGCGAGGACGTCGGCCAGCTCCGCAGCCCGCTCGGCGATGCCGCGACGGATCGCTGCCACCTTCGACCGGTCTCGCGTCAGCAGAGCTTTGGCCTTCGTGGTCTGATCGGCTATCCGCGCGAGGTCGTCCATCACCATCTGGTCGAAGCGCAGCGCTTGATCGAGGGACTCCGAGCGCTCGATGAACTCGCTGATCGAGTCAGAGGCAAGCAGCGCTTCCGTCTGCATCCCGGCCCCCATGATGTAGAGGGCGCGGGCGCGTTCCCCGACGATCGAGGCACGTTGAAGGCGCTCGGCGTCGAGCTTCTCCAGCCGGCGCTCCTGGCCGCGGATGTTGGCTTCGATCCGAGCGAGGACCGATTCGGCCCTCGAGAGCGAGACACGAACGGTCGAGAGCTGGCCGCCGAGCTGGCGGATGACCGCGAGGAGCTGGGCGTCGGTCTGGCGGACGGCGGCGAGGCGCGCGCGGGTGGCGGCGAGCTTGCGTCTCGTTTCGGCGAGCCTGCTTTCGGCGGAAGCCGGCTGAGCCGTCGCAGCCAACGAAATGAGGAGTAGGAACACGCCTACGAAGCTGCGCAGGCGTCTTACCCCCCTCAACATCAACCAGCTCCTTTTATGGCCCCGGGTTTTCCGGCGGCTCGTCCGACCAGACCAAGCAACGCCTACCGAGGCTCTTCCAAGCCCGCGGGATGTCTACCAAAGGGGCTCCTCGGAGGCAAAGAGGCTTCGACGGGGAGGCTGTGACCTGCAAGAATGCGTACCTATGGCCCCAGCACCGGAAGCGGACGGCGGCGCACCTCTGCCGGAGGACGAGGCGGCCGCGCGCATCGTCGGAGCGCTCGCATACGCCTTGCTGCGGGTGTTCGACCTCTCCGCTTCCGTCTCGCGCACCGCGCCGACGATCGCGCTGCAGGAACGTCAGGCCGGATTCGCGATCGAAGAGTTCGAGCGGTATCAGGTCCTGCGTCGCAGGCTGGCTTCGCTCACGCCCGATCCCGAGAGTGCGATGGCACAGTTCCGCGGCGCCCTCGACTTCTTCTACGACGCCGCCCCGACGCAGACGTGGCTGGACGCTCAGGTTTTCCAGTACGTCGGCGACGCGATCTCCGCCGACTTCGCCGAGCTGATCGGGCCGCATCTCGACGAGAAGACCGCAGCTTCGGTCCGGGACGCGATCGCCGGTCGCGGCGCGCACGCGGCGTTCGCGCTCGAGCACATCCTCCAGATCCTCGGGTCCGACCCCGAGGCCGAGGGCCGCGTGGCCGCCGTCACCGGAATGATCGTCGGCAACGCCCTGGGTCGTCTCCGCGAGGCGCTCCTCGCTTCGGACGCCCTGGCGGTCGTCCTGGGGGGCGAGGAAGAGGTCAAGGCGCTCGTCCTCGAGCTGCTCGGCCGCCACCGGGAGCGCCTGGAGCGGCTGGGCCTGGACCGGGTCGACTAAAGGCGAACCGGGACCCCCTCCGCTGCGAACACTCACCGGGGGATGTGTTCGGCGGATGCCCCGGGAGGACGGTTGGGATCGCTCGGTGTTGCGATGAGGCCCGAACGGATGCAGCTCAGCGATCTACAGGACCGCAGGGACAAAGATCTCGTCGCCGGGACGGCCGACGGGGACCGCTCGGCCTTTACCGAGCTGTACCGGCGATACTCGGCCTCCGCGTTCGGACTCGCCCTCCGGGTACTCGGGGAGCGCGCGATGGCGGAGGAGGTTCTCCAAGAGGTCTTCCTGTCGGTCTGGCGCAAGGCCGGCGCTTACGATCCCGCACGAGGGAGCGTCCGGTCGTGGCTCTTCGCTCAGGTCCATCACCGGGCCGTGGACGCGGTTCGCCGTGAGGAGGCCGAGCGGCGCCGCTCGCACATCAACACCGAGCCGGACTTCGACGGCGGATTCGACGACGTGATCGAGGAGGGTTGGCTGTCGGCCCGGCGCGAACAGGTTCGCGGCGCGCTGGCGGGTCTCTCGACCGAGCAGCGCCGGATGATCGACCTCGCGTACTTCAAGGGCCTAACCCAGACCCAAGTAGCCCACGAAACGGGGGTCCCGCTGGGAACGGTCAAGTCCCGGACGCTCTCGGCCATGCGCCGGCTCCGGGAAGCGCTTCAGGCAGCGGCATCGGAGGACGGATGGACCACGGGCAGCTAGAGGAAGCGGTCGCCAGTTACGCGCTCGGCGCGCTCGACGACGCCGACCGTCGCGAGATCGAAGGCGTCCTGCTCGAGCACCTCCCCGGCTGCGAGTCGTGCAGCCGGATGCTCGCGGACTTCCGTGAAGTCGTCGGCGACCTCGCGCTCGTGGCAGGGTCGCGCTCCGCCCCCGACGTGGTCGAGCAGCAGCTCATGGAACGGATCCGGGGCGAACGTCCGGCGAAGCGGGCCGCCGTTCCCACCCGGTCGCGCTGGTGGGCGCGCACCGGCGTTGCCGCGGCCATGGTCGCGATCGCGGGCCTCGGCGCCTGGAACCTCCAGCTGGGTTCCCGGGTCGACGACGCCCGCGCCGAGACGGTCGCGTTCGCCCGTGCCCTGACGTTGATCGGGTCTCCCGATGCCCAGACGGTGCGGCTCGGCGGCGGCGAGCGTGGGACGATCCTGTTCTCGCAGCGTCCGGGCGAGTCCGTGCTCGTCGCACGCGACGTAGACGCTCCGCCGGCAGGGCACGTCCTTCAGGTGTGGTTCATGCGCGACGGCACCCCGGTCAGCGCGGGCGTCTTCCGACCCGATGACGGCCTCGCCGTTCTCGCGCTCGGGATGGACGCCGACGGCTACGACGCGGTGGCCGTAACGATCGAGAAGGAGCCTCAGGCGTCGAAGCCGAGCCGCGCGCCGATCTTCTCAGCGACTCTCACCGCGTAACGGTTCCACCGGAAAGCGAACGGCCCGGAGGTTGTCCGGGCCGTTCGCTCGCGTGCGTCACGCGTCTAAGCCGGGCGCCGTCGCACCCAGCGGTTCGTCGCGAACGCGGCCATGAGCAGCAGTATGCCGCCGAGCCCTGTGCCCACACCCGTCGCCGGCAGGGGCTTGTTCGTACCTCCACGGACGGTGGATCCACCCTTGACGGCCGCGCCGACGGTGTCGCTCCAGGGGCCGAGAAGGTTCTCCGTGTAAAGCGCGCCGACGCGGTAATTGTTGGTGCCGGTCGGGCGGTGGGTCAGCGTGAACGAGGTTTGCGCCGTCCGGCCGATCTCGGCCCAGTCCGTCGACTGCACCGCGATGTCGTCGATGTACCAGCCGAGCGGCGTCGAGCCCGCTCTGTTGTCGGGCCCGGTGTGGTACCGGAACCGGAGCTTCACCGGCTGACCCTTGAAGGAGTCGAGCGGCACGACCACTTCGGTCATCGGCCGACCGGCGACGACATCGGGCGCCGCGTCCGGTGCCAGGGCGGAGCGCACGACCGACGTGAGGGTCTTCCAGTTCTCCCCGTCAGACGAGGCCTCGATGTTGCCGGAATCGTCGCCCTCGTTGAGGAACCACGACCACAGCCGGAGCTCGGTCGAGCCTCTGGAAGGGACCTGGATGAAGTCCTTCATGGTCAGCAGCGCGTCGGCTTCCCCTGCGCCCTCGACGCCGCGAGCCGAGAAACTCGTCGGATCGGAGTGCGAAGTGTCGCTCGATGTTTGCCAGTCGAGGACGACCCCTGCGGTCTCGGTTTCCCACTTGTCCAGACCGTTCTCAGCGTCTTCCTTGAGGAGCTCGGCGAAGACCGTCGTCTCCTCGACGAGGTACTCCTTCACGTTGAACTTCCCCGACTTCGAAGCGGGCTTCCATCGCAGCGGGTACGGAAGCGTCAACTGCTCGGGTATCTCGTCGAGTACGGGCGCGGTGATGTCGGCCGCCTCGCTCGCATTCGCCGCGAAGCCGTATTCGAAGCTTTCGGATGTGATCGGGCTGATCGACGTCACCACCAGGACCGAGTTCAGCGCGTCCATCGCCTCGCCGGCCTTGGACTCATCGCCGGAGGTCGTGACGCCGGGCGCCGACACGACCGTCTCGGCGCCGAACTTGATCACGAGCGGGCGGATCACGTTCGTGATCTGCGGGGTGATGCGGAGGAACGTTGCGGCGCCGCTTCCTTCGAAGGCCCACGGGGAGGTGGCCGCTTCGGCCGTGTCCGTGACCCAGACGACCT
Above is a genomic segment from Actinomycetota bacterium containing:
- a CDS encoding MBL fold metallo-hydrolase → MRRRSQIALVLALCAAVVAVRPGISGPDPVVAARDRLLGHGWNDPGQVRLRWFGVTNFIASFGGHVVLLDAWVIQGTIADYVPITVGDLIAADPEYIYIGHGHFDHAAHAGAIAEATGAKIIGTAEHCAGAKEDATNPDAVACVPILDAAGNEFHGGNSQPPSPPYVPPTPFGTLGHPTEGPPGLGVTAALGKHSSPRPPDPTSLRAPVGVPNGPPAILQYPPSPTDFAHLFDNSGDDEGGSVVYRFQWGQFSLAWHDTVGPLSNPGEGGTEEIRRALAALGSVDLELGAVQGFNQITNGLKDVRVYVESLRPKVFMPAHHDNWLPPNATTGSAYYEPLVAELDLIPFATRPGLCFISDPDNYRAPFVFKTSEWNGPYSGTIGGCWTP
- a CDS encoding anti-sigma factor; translation: MDHGQLEEAVASYALGALDDADRREIEGVLLEHLPGCESCSRMLADFREVVGDLALVAGSRSAPDVVEQQLMERIRGERPAKRAAVPTRSRWWARTGVAAAMVAIAGLGAWNLQLGSRVDDARAETVAFARALTLIGSPDAQTVRLGGGERGTILFSQRPGESVLVARDVDAPPAGHVLQVWFMRDGTPVSAGVFRPDDGLAVLALGMDADGYDAVAVTIEKEPQASKPSRAPIFSATLTA
- a CDS encoding sigma-70 family RNA polymerase sigma factor, which translates into the protein MRPERMQLSDLQDRRDKDLVAGTADGDRSAFTELYRRYSASAFGLALRVLGERAMAEEVLQEVFLSVWRKAGAYDPARGSVRSWLFAQVHHRAVDAVRREEAERRRSHINTEPDFDGGFDDVIEEGWLSARREQVRGALAGLSTEQRRMIDLAYFKGLTQTQVAHETGVPLGTVKSRTLSAMRRLREALQAAASEDGWTTGS
- a CDS encoding ferritin-like fold-containing protein gives rise to the protein MAPAPEADGGAPLPEDEAAARIVGALAYALLRVFDLSASVSRTAPTIALQERQAGFAIEEFERYQVLRRRLASLTPDPESAMAQFRGALDFFYDAAPTQTWLDAQVFQYVGDAISADFAELIGPHLDEKTAASVRDAIAGRGAHAAFALEHILQILGSDPEAEGRVAAVTGMIVGNALGRLREALLASDALAVVLGGEEEVKALVLELLGRHRERLERLGLDRVD
- a CDS encoding peptidoglycan DD-metalloendopeptidase family protein, producing MAATAQPASAESRLAETRRKLAATRARLAAVRQTDAQLLAVIRQLGGQLSTVRVSLSRAESVLARIEANIRGQERRLEKLDAERLQRASIVGERARALYIMGAGMQTEALLASDSISEFIERSESLDQALRFDQMVMDDLARIADQTTKAKALLTRDRSKVAAIRRGIAERAAELADVLAVKQVAEAQLGGQISAYQREVAELEREQARILAIIRARQTQSTGPISRKGFIWPFRGPITSDYGPRWGGYHTGIDINCETGDRIVASKAGKVIAAEWGGGYGRMVIIDHGNGVSTLYAHNSALYVSEGRSVSRGQRIAACGETGRAYGDHLHFEVRINGNHTNPRNFLP